The DNA segment GACATGGCAGCCTTCCCCTACATACTTGTGCAATACATGGCCGCGTTCACACACGCGCCACGGCGCTCCGTCTACCTGCAACGTGACACGGTTGCGGACCAGCAGGCCGATCTTGAGGTCCATGAGGTCGAGGTCGGCCTCCAGCTGGCGGTTGGAGCGGATGGtcctcaccacctcctccctcaggcGCAGCAGCTCGCCCTCCTGGCGGATGTCGCTGTCGCCCATCTCCAGCAGGTGGGCGAACTTCCGCACcacggagaggggaggggtagcgGAGTGGACTGGGGGACGAAGAGGGAGGGCGCGGAACAGATGTTTTGAGAGGGTAATTGAGAGGCCCCTCACTATTGTACAGTGGCTGACGGGAGAGAAAAGAACTGGAAAAAGGTGCGTGTTCCCAACGTACTGTACCCTTCTCAGAAGGTACATTTGATGTACTGTATGCAGGGAGCTGATCACATCCTGCCCAGCGACTTACCCAGCATCCTGTACTCCTCACGGGCCTTGTTCGCACGGAAGAAGGCCTGGATCCTTACAATGGCGCCCACCTGTGGCCGCAGAGACacgtaaaacaacaacaaatctcCTCCATTACTCTTTTGGGGTGGTCTAGACAAGACAAAAGGATCTGAGCATTTATGCCAATCCTGAGGCCGAGCAAACAGATACAGTAGgtatgataaaaaaaataaacgtaCATGGCGCCGGAAGAAGCGAAGGCGAGCGCGGTATCTGCTCCGTGTGAGCCACATCTTCACAGTGGCCTGGATCTATGGGGTGAAACAGTTTGCCTGGGTCAGCCGCTGTGCCAAACTCTAGACGTGTACGACACGCGCGACTGTCAGGATGGAGCCTACCTTGACAACGGCCCTCCAGTTGAGATAGAGGTGCTGCAGTCGGTTTCTGTAGGCCCTCTGCTGCACAAACCTCCTCCAGTgggactgaacacacacacacacacactattgagCCCAGTAGATATCACAGCATCATCTTCGATCATCGATTGATCCGCTTTGTCAGAGCAGCAATCCAACCTGACATGCCGTTCTTCCAGAAGTCTACATAGATTTTGCTAAACAAAACCACACGACACTAATGCAGTAATACCCCCAGTCAGTGttgactcgtgtgtgtgtgtgtgtgtgagtgctgacCTGGATGGTGATAACAGCTGGTAGCTGGGTGTTGAGGAAGTGCAGGCGAGCCCCCAGGGTCTGCCTGAGGAGGAAGCCCCGCGCCCTGGCTTGCAGCTGCACCACCAGCCCCTCGCTGGCCTTCCACTGGACCTCTTTGCTGTGGGCTGCCGTGACACTGCTCAGCACAGCCTGCAGGGGGAGACAAACACAAGACTGTTGGCTACCTGCAAGGTGCAATCCATCCCTGTCAGTACTAGGCAGGTTTTAGTGGAGGAAAAAAACAACCTCAACTCCACATCcttttgtgtacatgtatgtgcatTGTGCAGGAGTATGAAGTGTTAAAGACCTGGATCTCGTCATGGGCCAGGAAGATGTTGCTCTGCTCGAAGCCCTGGGGTCTCTCCCAGGTGCCCTCCAGCTTCTTCAGGTGGAAGTAGTAGGAGCTGCCATCCCCAGTCTTGGTCCTCAGCCACGGGCTGCGGTTGTCACCTGAGTAGCATAGTTGTGATGTCGTCAATAGTAACAGTGTCAACTTGTTGCCATGACAAACCGTTGAGTGAGTATACCAAAAGATGCTGAGCAACTTGACCGATCTGAGAGATGCAGTACATACAGAATAGCCTTCAAATCATTCTCTGCCAACTTGATCCGAGTCTTTCGTTATAGGCTGATACAAGTTGACATGAAATACAAAAGGAGACATGGATGAGGCCTCAGCTGGAGGTGAATGAGAGTCTCTACCTCCCGCTGCCTTCGCCCTGAGCAAGGCAAAGAGTTCAGCCTGGtagcctgcagcacacacatccaccacgCTGCGCAGTGCCACCTCTGGCAGACGCAGGACTCGCAGGGTCTGCGCCGCCTTGCCCTCCTTCACAGCCTGGTTCACCGCCGCCAAGCCCAGGGACACTGGCAGCCAAGCCCAACACAATATACATAAGCCAACAATTCAAATATCTTGTATATATGTTATACACATTTAATATTTATCAAGCAGATTCTAAAGCTGCGATGAGGAGAAAACAAGCCATACTTACTCTTTAGAGCTTTCTGACTGTGTTGATTGGCTAGCCTCACTCCTTCCTGAATGTCAGCCAACCACAGCTCGGCACCGGGATCGCGGTGAACCTGTGAAAATAGGGGAATGTCACGTTGACTCAGCGATGCAATGCAATCTGAATCAGCGAAAACTGACATTCTTTTATGAAGGCATGAAATGGTCAAGCAGCATTTGTTTCCGCATTTCAGTTCATGATTGTAGGATGAATGTTTTGGTGACTGATATGGTATATCTTGTCCTTATACTTCAGCAGGCCTTCAGACAATACATTCTCACAATGAAATGGTGGCAGTCAGTATGCATAACCCTGACATCCTGTGCCCAGTCAGAGCTTCTGCTGTACCTTGGCCTTGTGCTGCCTGGCCCTGGTCAGCACATCGTGGTAGTGGTGAGCGTTGGCCGGCTCCACCTCCTGCAGGCCACTGGAGGGCAGCAGTAAGGCAGCCAGGGTCTTATGGGGGTCTCCCCGACACAGAGCCTGGTTGATCAGGCTGATGGTGAGGATCTCTGCGAGACAAAAACACAGCGACGACGAGTCAGAGTTTCTTCCgaaaatgtttctttttttccccttcttgcTATTTTTAAGGATCTGGAGTGAACACGGCGCTCTGAAAAAAAGGCTGTGAACCCCGGAGTGTTACGAAGGCCGTACGGTCGTGTTCGTCCTGCGCTGCGGCGTTGACGCCATTGAGTCCTCCCTGCAGCTGGTTCCAGGTGAGCAGGGCTCTGCCCGCCTGCCTCTTCTGCTCACACAGCTCTTCAAAGTACCTGAGACGGGAACCGGAAGAACGGATGCAGTCAACATTCAGCGTGTTCTAAACTGACACAGAGGCCATCGCGTTCTTGTCGTGCGTATACACAGAACACGTACAGTTCAATTCAGAAATGGTCAAATATGGAAATAAATGTACCTGCATGCAAATGTGCCGAGGGCTGACTATACACACTCTTACCTCTGAACCAAGCTATCGTCGATGTCTGCCAGCCCAGCGGCCGGGCTTATCAGTGTGGCACAGAAGGCCCCTACGTCTTTAGCCTCCACGGCCTGGTTGATGAGGGCAACCGCAGACAGCATCTCCACAGCCACATACAGCTCCTCCTGCTGCAGCTCCCCCTGTAGGTTTGGATGAACAAATAAGGAAAATGGCATTCTGACGACAataaattgaaaacacattgtacTAAACTCATCAGAAAATGTATTTGGTATTTGAATGATGTTACGCGTCTTTATCTGAGAAACTTAAAGCTTTGTCGAGATGATCAAACTAGCTACTTTGCACATATGTacagtcagaggtcagaggtctcacacacacacacacctcagggctCTTCCGCTGCAGAGGGACCAGCTCACTCTGGTAGAGCACCGAGGCGAAGGGGTACACGTCAGGAAGGTGGGCGTCGGGGTTCATGAGGGCGCGGAGCGTCTGCCTGGGATCACCGCGACGTAGCGCCTCGTTGATGCAGCTCACAGCCCCCTGCACTGTCGGCCCATTCATTCACATTAGTATTCTTTCACTTTCAagtgaaatgtatttttattgtaTGTCTTTTATTGAAATAGTAATGTATCtattggggagtcaggtggctgagcggttagagaatcgggctagtaatcagaaggtcgctggttcgattcccggccgtgcctaatgacattgtgtccttgtgcaaggcacttcaccctacttgcctcggggggaatgtccctgtacttactgtaagtcgctctgaataagagcgtctgctaaatgactaaatgtaaatctattgACATGGTGAGTAACAGTTCTGAGGGAGTGAGACTGTGTGTTTACTTGTCTGGGCGCGCTGAGCTTCCTCGTtggcgacacacacaccctcctgaagCTCTTCCCGCTCAAGAGGGTCCACACAGCCTAGGTTCTGTCACAAGTCAGACAGAAAAGTTACTTAACACTGTGTGTagcggatgtgtgtgtctgtgtgtcgaaACTGTGGTGTGACGACTATCAGCATTGGTGTTCTCTCACCAAGGCTTTCTGTTCGCGGTCAGAAGCCAGTTGGTCCAGGTACCAGGGCCCATGGTCTCTGTGGAGGCCCCTGAGGGCCAGACAGGGCTtctggagggcagagaggagggacagcaCTTCCCCGCATTCCAGTGCCTCATCCACTTGCTCTATGGCTGCACGCACTACACAACAACATGGCACAACAAGGCAGCATTTAAGGACAAGctgaacacatttcaggttAGACAGATTTATTAATTATTCTCTTCTTGGGATATGTTTATCTTGCTTCTGTACAATGTTACCATGATAATTCACCTTGTAACTGACAGCAATGGTTGAgcaatacagtaactgaacatttCGGAACATTTTCTAATTAAATATACTGCCATCTAGTGAAAAACATTTGTATATGTCATCTTTGACAGAAGCCAGTAGATGGCATTATTTGATTTTCTTTTCTAACGCTTGATTAAATGCTTTCCAAACTGTAAGGAGGAAAAGTAAATACAAACTTGGACAATTTTTTTGTAATCATTTAGTCTGACTCACCATTTACTTTGTTGATGTTATCTTGGATCTCATTCTGAGTAAGATACTCTTCATAAATATCCTTCTCCTGGGAACCATtgcgctgagagagagagagagagagagagagagagagagagagagagagagagagagagagagagagagacagacagagagtgagtgagataaAGCAAGAGAGAAAAGTCACATATTTGCCACTAACCAGATATGGATACAGTTTCATTAATCATCATAGATTATCTGAATATAACTCATAGAAACTTCACCACGGGGAGGATGACATCGTTTGCCCACCTTGGTGTAGGAGAGAGCGGCCTTCTGTGCCCGCGCCTGGCGCAGCATCTCCTGGTAGATGGGCATCATGTGCTCCTGTAGGTCTGCCAGCATGGCGTTGGGATTACGCAAGGCCTGGGTAGTGTCCTCCACGTGTCCCCTCTCCACAGCCTCGTTGATAGCTATGACTGCGGCATGGACTGGAGgcacagaggagaacagagggggATGAACATTTCAAGGGCACCGAGGAGGCTGATATGATAAAGACATGAGCCGTTATAAGCGCCACAGTGTCAAATGTGTTATCGAGTGTTTTAAATACAAGTAGGCATTAATTTGTGTTTCAACATGGGTAAAACACAATAGTTTGTTTAAAGAAAGGTCTATCACCCGGAAAGATAAACCGGTGTTTTTCTCCATGGAGAAATACAGGAATATCTTGAAATACAGACCCCTCCACTTCACAGTACTGAGGCCAAGCACGTGACTCCACATACCAGCAGCCTCGTCCACCGACAGCTCATTGGCCAAAATTCCCCCAATCTTGCTGAAGGCGGGCATCTGGATGCCATATTTATCCAACTCccgtttcatgttgtttatctCCTCCTCTACAAAAGAGATGAGACCCCACAAAAACCTGTTACGTGCAACACAGTCAATCCAGCTTCAAAGTTAGCCGTAACTCgaaatcactaacaaaacattacCTGTAAATTTGACCTTGCCACAGAGGTCATGGATCTGTGGGGCCAACCCAAGACGGAACAGATAGAGGCTAAAGGGAAAGACAAACCCATGAGCAAACACCTCCTTGTTAGTAATACACTGGGCACAAGATACATTGTTTAGGAAATCCTCTCCATAGTCATACAGAATGACTGATACAGAAAGCGACCCTAGCTGACCTGAGAGTGTGGATGATAAACTGATAGCTGACCTGAGAGGGTGGATGATACAGACTGATAGCTGACCTGAGTGTGGATGATGAACTGATAGCTGACCTGAGAGGGTGGATGATACAGACTGATAGCTGACCTGAGTGTGGATAATAGACTGATAGCTGACCTGAGAGCGTGGATGATACAAATTGATAACTGACCTGAGAGCGTGGATGATACAGACTGATAGCTGACCTGAGAGCGTGGATGATACAGACTGAGAGCTGACCTGAGAGCGTGGATGATACAGACTGATAGCTGACCTGAGAGCGTGGATGATACAGACTGAGAGCTGACCTGAGAGCGTGGATGATACAGACTGAGAGCTGACCTGAGAGCGTGGATGATACAGACTGAGAGCTGACCTGAGAGCGTGGATGCAGTACACAGTTCTGGGCATGTTCTTCTTGTCGTAGATGTCCGTTGTCTCGGGGTGGAACATCTGATACATTTAGAGATAAATCAAATCTTAAAATAGACAATTGCTTGGTTAGGTTTCAAAATAAGAAACAACATTTTGATTTCAAATAAGCAGATGGGTGATTTTTTATGGAAGCAATTTCACCATGCTGTAACCGGTAGAAATGTCTATTTGAATTTCCTCCAGCTCTTTTCAGATTTCCATGAAGTGGCAGCCAAGTGAAGCTCATGCATCATTTACCGTTGGCAGTCCGACATCCACCATCGCACTGCGCCAGTGGTTGATGTTGTCCGTGTGGCGGAACTGCAGTCCCAGGgcctgggggtggtggtgagggggtaTGAACAGTTAGAAATCAGCATTACGACACTTCTTTAAAATTCACATAAAATCAGTGAAGCTATGCAAATCCATGATCTACTTCAGCACAAAAACTCTTCAAGTACCACGTTTTAGCCCAAACACAGAAAAATGCATGACATGCACATAAAGTAAGTAAGTGTGAGTTACTTAAAACAACCATACCACATTGTGGAATAAAACTATTTGTAAACTTGGAATATATGAACATGACTGAACACATGTAAATTCACTAAACATTACGGTAAGCAGTCAGAAGAATACTGTAAAAGAACACAGTTGAAGAacggggaagaaaaaaaaattgcagcCACAACAAGTGAAACGTAAGCTGTACCTTGTAGCGTTCCTGGTCCAGATCGTAGATTTTCTTGAGAGGGACTATCTTAGGAGCAAAGCAGTGGCCCAGCTTGGCCAGCAGAACCCCATTTCTCAGGCCCTCCTCCAACTCTGTTGGGGACGGCAGGTCCTCATGCAGACAAGCTTCCATCCACCTAAAATgcaaaaaaggaaagggtgtatTTCAGGCCTTCCCAGACTTCAATCACCCTGAATCATAGGCTAGTAATTCACAACATGTGGTTATCCAGATGTTGACACCTGGGGAAACCGTACAAATGTGAGAATCGGTGTagttgtttgtgtgagtatataTTACAAAATAAAGGCCACTTGAGATTGACCTACGATGCCTCTACAGTCATGAGTACAGTAGACGATGAGACTGTCACTGATGAGCAAAATGAATGAGTCAAGGGCTAGCTAGCAGTCAAGCTTTGATAAAATCactgacattttaaatgagccaTCTTTTACTTGGGGCATTCTTCGGAAAACTTTTAGATTTCTATCAAGCTAACTAACCTCTTGGCCTCCTCCAAACGGCAAAGGTATTGGTAAGCCACATTTTGGATGCGTTGTTCATCCATCTCCTCGGCTGTCAAACGTTCATCTGTGAACACAAAGAGTAAAATTGACATTACCATCACCAATGAGATTTCAAGAATATTGcagattaattaattattttctgTGACTAGACACCAAGGTTTTTAGCCTAGTCCACGTACACAGGAAACGCTGCTAACAAATATGGTGTGGAGGTGTCCTTCAAGTGAAATTGTGTTCTTTTAGcgacaattattttattttagaaAATGTTGCTTTACTTACATCCTGAACGTGGTTGTCCACCGTAATCTCCCATTTCGTGACTTTCCCAATTTGTATTTGTTGAAAGAAGGGCAGTCGGTTACACACAGGATCGTTTCTTCTTATCAACTAATCTAcagtagctagtgctagctaataGCTCTAGCTTTCCGTATCTTGCTATCTACTTTTCTCTTAAAAGTGCTTTTTCTTGTTCCACTTTCACAATCGTATTCGCATGCCAATATTATCTTGATTTGTTTCGCGCGCACATGTATTCAAATCCAATACATGTTATAACTAGCAAACTTGCTCAAATGAAAGACACCTCTAAACTGACTTACACATTCAACGACTGAGTTCTGTCTGGAGTCTCAAAGCGAGCTGTTTACT comes from the Osmerus eperlanus chromosome 7, fOsmEpe2.1, whole genome shotgun sequence genome and includes:
- the iqgap3 gene encoding ras GTPase-activating-like protein IQGAP3, which produces MGDYGGQPRSGYERLTAEEMDEQRIQNVAYQYLCRLEEAKRWMEACLHEDLPSPTELEEGLRNGVLLAKLGHCFAPKIVPLKKIYDLDQERYKALGLQFRHTDNINHWRSAMVDVGLPTMFHPETTDIYDKKNMPRTVYCIHALSLYLFRLGLAPQIHDLCGKVKFTEEEINNMKRELDKYGIQMPAFSKIGGILANELSVDEAAVHAAVIAINEAVERGHVEDTTQALRNPNAMLADLQEHMMPIYQEMLRQARAQKAALSYTKRNGSQEKDIYEEYLTQNEIQDNINKVNVRAAIEQVDEALECGEVLSLLSALQKPCLALRGLHRDHGPWYLDQLASDREQKALNLGCVDPLEREELQEGVCVANEEAQRAQTMQGAVSCINEALRRGDPRQTLRALMNPDAHLPDVYPFASVLYQSELVPLQRKSPEGELQQEELYVAVEMLSAVALINQAVEAKDVGAFCATLISPAAGLADIDDSLVQRYFEELCEQKRQAGRALLTWNQLQGGLNGVNAAAQDEHDQILTISLINQALCRGDPHKTLAALLLPSSGLQEVEPANAHHYHDVLTRARQHKAKVHRDPGAELWLADIQEGVRLANQHSQKALKMSLGLAAVNQAVKEGKAAQTLRVLRLPEVALRSVVDVCAAGYQAELFALLRAKAAGGDNRSPWLRTKTGDGSSYYFHLKKLEGTWERPQGFEQSNIFLAHDEIQAVLSSVTAAHSKEVQWKASEGLVVQLQARARGFLLRQTLGARLHFLNTQLPAVITIQSHWRRFVQQRAYRNRLQHLYLNWRAVVKIQATVKMWLTRSRYRARLRFFRRHVGAIVRIQAFFRANKAREEYRMLVHSATPPLSVVRKFAHLLEMGDSDIRQEGELLRLREEVVRTIRSNRQLEADLDLMDLKIGLLVRNRVTLQEVVSHCKKLTKKNKEQLSDMMALEKSKGLKALSKDKRDKLEAYQHLFYLLQTQPLYLAQLIFLMPQNKTTNFMETVIFTLFNYGSDCREAYLLLQLFTAALRHEIKLKVDQPQEVVMGNPTVIKMLVSFYRHARGHNALKEILGPAILEVLQDRSISIRTDPVEIYKSWVNQTETQTGHRSSLPYEVSADQALAHPEVQRRLDISIVNLKNLTDRVLNAITSNLHKLPYGMRYTAKVLRDALHEKFPQASDEELYKIVGNLVYYRYMNPAVVAPDGFDVVEFSAGSALLPEQRRILGSIARVLQHAAAHKHFHGDSAHLRSLNEYITLTHAKFRKFLRSACDVPEPGERFNIDEYSEMVILNKPVIYISISELLNTHKLLLEHQDSLCPDPSDPLLALLSDLGKVPTIQALVGEGVVSPGDPLTEQTLAQYSKMEVSLTLTSKFDIFRGSDDRQDSRAILLSTKQLIIDVIRAQSGDTLSEVLRASTSQDQEAQHGWMMQRRAQRDARTPEKMKRNQSLVADGNLSLEEKKRKIQRSLRRLESLGVLTPPDSETQILQLISKDIRHQRLYRQRRQAELVKLRQTLGSLHSKSSFHSEQVDYYSQYITTCLDNLTAKHSKANGKKASEGKGKKSKQATLTYTAARLHEKGVLLEIEDLPVTQFKNVIFDIVPSEEGGTFQVKARFMGVDMEKFPLKYQDLLQLQYEGVAVMKMFGKAKVNVNLLIFLLNKKFFKK